One window of Elaeis guineensis isolate ETL-2024a chromosome 11, EG11, whole genome shotgun sequence genomic DNA carries:
- the LOC105053966 gene encoding uncharacterized protein, which yields MEEEGWRERGEERGGGGGRRRQARPSWEWGSHRSRKSGTVMPFKAFSIATLFVGAGATAVACIHTVDDVKEVGAGIRR from the exons ATGGAGGAGGAAGGATGGAGGGAGAGGGGGGAGGAGAGGGGAGGTGGTGGTGGTAGGCGGCGGCAAGCTCGGCCAAGCTGGGAGTGGGGATCACATCGTAGCCGGAAGAGTGGCACCGTGATGCCCTTCAAGGCCTTCTCCATCGCCACCCTCTTCGTCGGCGCCGGCGCCACAGCTGTCGCCTGCATTCATACG GTGGATGACGTGAAGGAAGTTGGTGcaggcattcggagatga